The proteins below are encoded in one region of Flavobacterium sp. IMCC34852:
- a CDS encoding alpha-ketoglutarate-dependent dioxygenase AlkB family protein yields MNSLFPKEKIIFDLPDAEIEYYSSFFDLARANELFEKLKAEIPWQQDNITVFGKTHPQPRLTALFGNEGKSYGYSNIVMQPHHWNPLLMFIKDEIETIAQENFTTVLLNYYRDGKDSNGWHADNERELGRNPVIASVSFGAERSFHLQHNTLKDQKLKINLEHGSLLIMRGTTQHFWKHQIPKTAKDIGPRINLTFRIIK; encoded by the coding sequence ATGAACTCACTTTTTCCAAAAGAAAAAATCATTTTTGATTTACCCGATGCCGAAATCGAATATTATTCGAGTTTCTTTGATTTGGCTCGTGCTAATGAACTTTTCGAGAAGTTAAAGGCAGAGATTCCTTGGCAACAAGACAATATTACCGTTTTTGGAAAAACCCATCCGCAACCCAGACTAACCGCGCTTTTCGGTAATGAAGGAAAATCTTATGGCTATTCCAACATAGTCATGCAACCGCATCATTGGAATCCGTTATTAATGTTTATTAAGGATGAAATTGAAACCATTGCTCAAGAAAATTTTACCACGGTTTTGCTTAATTATTACAGAGACGGTAAAGACAGTAACGGTTGGCATGCCGATAACGAAAGAGAATTGGGTAGAAATCCGGTAATTGCCTCAGTAAGTTTCGGTGCGGAAAGAAGTTTTCATTTGCAACACAACACGCTCAAAGATCAAAAACTAAAAATCAATTTGGAGCATGGAAGTTTGTTAATCATGAGAGGAACAACCCAGCATTTTTGGAAACACCAAATCCCGAAAACGGCAAAAGATATCGGACCGAGAATCAATCTTACTTTTCGCATTATCAAATAA
- a CDS encoding sterol desaturase family protein, protein MNEIIEYFSTIPSAHRAMILAGGIAFFWLIESAVPFFKFGYNKWQHAGINLFFTITTIIVNFCLALVLVNTAQWTVDNHFGLLNWLPEMNGWIFALVGLLLLDFIGAYLAHWVEHKVKFLWRFHLIHHTDTWIDTTSGNRHHPGESVIRFAFTTLGVLIVGSPMWMVFLYQTLSVVATQFTHANIALPKSLDRIMSYVLVSPDMHKVHHHYVLPYTDSNYGNIFSVWDRLFGTFKVLDRENVVYGVDTHMKPEEHNNLKNLLLIPFQKKRSPKTDV, encoded by the coding sequence ATGAATGAAATTATAGAATATTTCTCCACAATTCCATCTGCACACAGGGCTATGATTTTGGCCGGAGGGATTGCTTTTTTCTGGCTGATTGAAAGTGCAGTTCCGTTTTTTAAATTTGGTTATAACAAATGGCAGCATGCCGGAATCAATCTCTTTTTTACGATAACCACCATCATTGTTAATTTTTGTTTGGCTTTGGTTTTGGTCAATACTGCGCAATGGACAGTGGATAATCATTTTGGTTTGCTGAATTGGTTACCGGAAATGAATGGTTGGATTTTTGCCCTAGTTGGTTTATTGCTTTTGGATTTTATCGGAGCTTATTTAGCCCATTGGGTTGAGCATAAAGTGAAGTTTTTATGGCGATTTCACTTGATACACCACACCGATACCTGGATAGACACCACTTCGGGTAACAGACATCATCCCGGGGAAAGTGTAATTCGTTTTGCGTTCACCACTTTGGGCGTTTTAATTGTTGGCAGTCCAATGTGGATGGTTTTTTTGTACCAAACCTTATCGGTTGTGGCCACTCAGTTTACCCATGCCAATATCGCTTTACCGAAATCATTGGATAGAATAATGAGTTATGTACTGGTTTCTCCCGACATGCACAAAGTACACCATCATTACGTTTTACCTTATACCGATAGCAATTACGGAAATATTTTTTCGGTTTGGGACCGACTTTTCGGCACTTTTAAAGTATTAGATAGGGAAAATGTTGTTTATGGTGTTGATACTCATATGAAGCCTGAAGAGCACAACAATCTGAAGAATTTGCTTTTAATTCCGTTTCAGAAAAAGCGTTCGCCAAAAACTGATGTTTAA
- a CDS encoding TIGR03643 family protein translates to MKKSKLADFDNEQIERVVSMAQEERKPFEVIKEEFGLTENEVTELMRKRLSKDNFELWKKKATGSKPKPKPIIDDFDDDLDSKYYIKNKFD, encoded by the coding sequence ATGAAAAAAAGTAAGCTTGCAGACTTTGACAACGAACAAATTGAGAGAGTTGTCAGCATGGCTCAAGAGGAAAGAAAGCCTTTTGAAGTAATAAAAGAAGAATTTGGCCTCACCGAAAATGAAGTAACCGAATTGATGCGCAAACGATTATCGAAAGATAATTTTGAACTTTGGAAAAAGAAAGCCACCGGTAGTAAGCCAAAACCAAAGCCAATTATAGACGATTTCGACGATGATTTAGACAGCAAATACTATATAAAAAATAAATTTGATTAA
- a CDS encoding TIGR03643 family protein: protein MKYHSFTEQQIDRIIEMAWEDRTPFEAITFQFGISEQETIAMMRREMKPSSFKMWRERVQGRTTKHAKLRVNGIDRFKCSLQKQITHNKISKR, encoded by the coding sequence ATGAAATACCATTCATTTACCGAACAACAAATCGACCGAATCATTGAAATGGCCTGGGAAGACAGAACGCCGTTTGAAGCGATTACTTTTCAGTTCGGAATTTCTGAACAAGAAACCATTGCCATGATGCGCCGTGAGATGAAACCGTCAAGTTTCAAAATGTGGCGAGAAAGAGTACAAGGCAGAACCACCAAACACGCCAAGCTTCGGGTAAATGGTATAGACCGTTTCAAATGTTCCCTACAAAAACAAATTACCCACAACAAAATCTCAAAGCGTTAA